A genomic stretch from Candidatus Brocadiia bacterium includes:
- a CDS encoding TIGR01212 family radical SAM protein (This family includes YhcC from E. coli K-12, an uncharacterized radical SAM protein.), whose protein sequence is MRRYYSFNAYLKDKFPGLRVYKIALDAGFTCPHRSGPDRTGGCIYCENRSFSPNARLDPRPSISEQLRMGMDFYRRKYQADKFIAYFQAYSNTLGPIELLKQRYDEALSGTDVVGLDIGTRPDCISDEAINLIASYTDKYTVWVEYGLQSADDKTLALINRGHTYADFESAVKRTRNKNIAIGTHLIIGLPGETNDTIINSARKVAGLGIDSVKLHHLYIAKNTELANLYGSGKVQIMSLAQYIPLVCDILEILPPQMIVQRLTGELSGEYLIAPKWEASKNTIIGMIEKELERRNSYQGCKYKQP, encoded by the coding sequence ATGCGCCGATACTACTCCTTTAACGCATACTTAAAAGACAAATTCCCCGGCCTGCGTGTTTATAAAATCGCGCTGGATGCCGGGTTTACCTGCCCCCATCGTTCCGGACCGGACAGAACCGGTGGCTGTATTTACTGCGAGAACCGCTCTTTCAGCCCGAATGCCCGCCTCGACCCGCGCCCGTCCATATCAGAACAACTCCGGATGGGCATGGATTTTTACCGCCGTAAATACCAAGCGGATAAATTCATCGCCTACTTCCAGGCATACAGCAATACGCTGGGGCCAATAGAACTGCTCAAGCAACGCTATGACGAAGCACTGTCCGGCACTGACGTGGTCGGCCTGGATATCGGCACCCGGCCGGATTGCATATCCGATGAAGCCATAAACCTGATTGCCTCATATACCGATAAATACACGGTCTGGGTGGAATACGGCCTGCAATCCGCTGACGACAAAACACTGGCATTAATCAATAGAGGGCATACTTATGCGGATTTCGAGTCGGCCGTTAAGCGAACCCGCAATAAAAATATCGCCATCGGCACCCACCTGATTATCGGGCTGCCCGGCGAGACAAATGACACCATAATTAATTCCGCCCGAAAGGTCGCGGGACTCGGCATAGACAGCGTAAAATTACATCATCTTTATATTGCCAAGAATACCGAGCTTGCTAATTTATATGGTTCGGGCAAGGTGCAAATTATGTCCCTGGCCCAGTACATCCCGCTGGTGTGCGATATACTGGAAATTCTGCCGCCACAAATGATAGTCCAGCGGCTAACCGGAGAATTAAGCGGAGAATACCTGATTGCGCCCAAATGGGAAGCCAGCAAAAATACTATCATCGGAATGATAGAAAAAGAATTGGAAAGAAGGAATTCGTATCAAGGCTGCAAATATAAACAACCTTAA
- the sppA gene encoding signal peptide peptidase SppA has product MNTRIFILAVFAGLLISGCTVFSMDLKPKEEVEEVFVCGEEESPNKILIIPVSGLIMSSDDYSVLARQDAVTPEKIKELLMRSEKDDTIKAIILEIDSPGGGVTASDIIHKTLSEYKIRFPGRPVIALMKDTAASGGYYIAMTADYLIAHPTSITGSIGVISVFVTIEDLLGKIGVETVVVKSGQAKDIGSPFRKMTSSEKEFMQNIIDQMYNRFIDTVYANRKSVLSRAELLQIADGRVLTGEQAVQAKLIDATGYLTDAFVKAKEMSKITEAKVIRYKKKKGVLETAFRIESPSNEMFALASVILPLREAFLQGGTGRFMYLWMPSLER; this is encoded by the coding sequence ATGAATACTAGAATATTTATTCTGGCCGTCTTTGCGGGGCTGTTAATTTCCGGATGCACGGTTTTTTCAATGGACCTCAAGCCTAAAGAAGAGGTTGAAGAAGTCTTTGTGTGCGGCGAAGAAGAAAGCCCCAATAAAATCCTTATAATTCCCGTATCCGGTTTGATAATGAGCTCGGATGATTATTCAGTGCTTGCGCGGCAGGATGCGGTGACTCCGGAGAAAATCAAAGAGCTCCTGATGAGATCAGAGAAGGATGATACAATTAAAGCGATTATACTGGAAATTGACAGCCCCGGCGGTGGGGTGACAGCCAGCGATATTATTCATAAAACACTCAGTGAATATAAAATACGTTTTCCCGGCAGGCCGGTAATCGCTTTGATGAAGGATACGGCTGCTTCCGGTGGTTATTATATCGCCATGACCGCGGATTACCTGATTGCGCACCCGACATCGATAACGGGCAGCATTGGCGTTATTTCGGTATTTGTTACCATCGAAGATTTATTGGGTAAAATAGGCGTGGAAACAGTAGTTGTCAAATCAGGCCAGGCTAAAGACATCGGTTCTCCTTTCCGTAAAATGACTTCTTCAGAGAAGGAGTTCATGCAGAATATTATCGACCAGATGTATAATAGATTCATTGATACTGTCTATGCCAACCGGAAATCGGTTCTTAGCCGCGCTGAATTGCTGCAAATAGCTGACGGACGCGTGCTGACCGGAGAACAGGCGGTTCAGGCTAAATTGATTGACGCTACCGGTTACCTGACTGATGCATTTGTCAAAGCTAAAGAAATGTCTAAAATAACCGAAGCTAAAGTAATTCGCTATAAGAAGAAAAAAGGTGTTTTGGAAACGGCCTTCAGGATTGAATCACCGTCTAATGAGATGTTTGCTCTGGCCAGCGTTATTTTACCGTTACGTGAGGCTTTTCTTCAGGGCGGCACCGGCAGATTTATGTATTTGTGGATGCCGTCTTTAGAAAGATGA
- the purF gene encoding amidophosphoribosyltransferase, producing the protein MCGVIGICGRPNVVNYLYQGLGALQHRGQDAAGIITYDNQFHLKKGDGLVQTVFNPKNISRLTGATGLAHVRYPTVGAGSAEDAQPIYVNTPFGIAMAHNGNVTNYFELKDDLYTKNLRHLNSGCDIEVILNVFADELTKQNLHKFTPETVFKAVHGVFRRVQGSYSVVGIIAGKGMFAFRDPHGIKPLIFGRKDESYIFASESVPLDILGYKIERDVQPGEAIFISEQNAFFKASRQFHSKRLVKAKHTPCIFEWVYFARPDSVMDGISIYEARLRLGQELSKEVRKAGLKADVVVPVPDSSKPAASCMATELDLPYREGLVKNRYIGRTFIMPLQEAREVSVRQKLNPVKSEIRGKKILLVDDSIVRGTTSREIINLVRDAGAKAIYFAVTCPPLKFPCVYGIDMQTKQEFIARNKTVKAISKEIMSDELIYQTLPGLVRAVSPNHKFCTACFSGIYPTKISDRMFKQIEEDRMCLAKC; encoded by the coding sequence ATGTGCGGTGTTATAGGCATATGCGGACGCCCCAATGTCGTCAATTACCTCTACCAGGGGCTGGGAGCTCTCCAGCATAGAGGCCAGGATGCGGCCGGAATCATCACCTATGACAACCAATTTCACCTGAAAAAAGGTGATGGTTTAGTCCAGACTGTTTTTAACCCCAAAAATATATCCAGGCTGACCGGCGCCACGGGACTAGCTCATGTCCGCTATCCCACAGTCGGAGCCGGTTCGGCCGAAGATGCCCAGCCGATTTATGTCAACACCCCTTTTGGCATTGCCATGGCCCATAACGGCAATGTCACGAATTATTTCGAGCTCAAGGATGACTTATACACAAAAAACCTCAGGCATCTTAACTCCGGCTGCGACATTGAAGTCATCCTTAATGTATTCGCCGATGAATTGACAAAGCAAAATCTTCATAAATTCACCCCTGAAACAGTTTTCAAGGCTGTCCACGGAGTTTTCCGCCGGGTTCAGGGCAGCTATTCGGTCGTCGGCATTATTGCCGGAAAAGGCATGTTTGCTTTCCGTGACCCGCACGGTATAAAGCCCCTGATCTTCGGTCGCAAGGACGAAAGCTATATTTTCGCTTCCGAAAGCGTGCCTTTGGACATATTAGGATATAAAATAGAACGAGACGTCCAACCAGGTGAGGCTATTTTTATAAGCGAGCAGAATGCCTTTTTCAAGGCCAGCCGCCAGTTTCACAGCAAACGATTAGTAAAAGCCAAGCATACACCCTGCATCTTTGAATGGGTTTATTTTGCCCGTCCTGATTCTGTCATGGATGGCATCAGCATATACGAAGCCAGATTAAGATTGGGACAGGAGCTTTCCAAGGAAGTAAGAAAAGCCGGGTTAAAAGCGGATGTGGTCGTTCCCGTTCCGGATAGCTCCAAGCCGGCCGCTTCGTGCATGGCGACAGAGCTGGACCTGCCTTACCGGGAAGGATTAGTCAAAAACCGCTATATCGGCCGAACATTCATTATGCCTCTCCAGGAAGCGCGTGAAGTATCGGTTCGGCAAAAACTCAATCCGGTAAAAAGCGAAATCAGAGGCAAGAAGATATTACTGGTTGATGACAGCATCGTGCGCGGAACCACCTCGCGCGAAATAATAAACCTGGTCCGCGATGCCGGCGCCAAAGCGATTTACTTTGCGGTTACCTGCCCGCCCCTGAAATTCCCCTGTGTTTACGGGATTGACATGCAGACTAAACAAGAATTCATCGCCCGCAACAAAACCGTTAAAGCCATCTCCAAAGAAATTATGTCGGACGAATTGATTTATCAAACGTTACCCGGACTTGTCCGGGCCGTCAGCCCTAATCATAAGTTCTGCACGGCCTGCTTCTCGGGCATCTATCCGACCAAGATTTCCGACCGGATGTTCAAGCAGATAGAAGAAGACCGTATGTGCCTGGCTAAGTGCTGA